The DNA segment GTTGAACACGAACGTCTTGATGGGGAGCGAGTAGTGCCTGATTGTCTGCAACTCCTGCACGTTCATCTGAATGCTGCCGTCGCCTGTAACGCAGATGGTGCGTCGCCTACCTGAACCGACGCACGCGCCCACGGCAGCAGGCAGATCCCACCCCATCGCACCCCAATTCCCGTTGATCATTGTTCGTTGGCCGCGCTTGACCTTGAACGCCTGCCAGTAGCTGGCCGCCTCAACGCCAGCGCCGGCTACGACCACGTCGCTGGGCGCAAGCAAATCCGACAGCTTGTCCATGAAGACGTAGCTGTTGACATGCTCCCGATCGCCATCGTAGTCATCCAGGATGAGCGGGAAACGCTGCCTCCAGGCAGCGATGGCGTCAAGCCACCGGGTTCTTGGCCGGAGGGCGATGCCGGTGGTCTGGTGCAGAAGCTCGGCAAGAAAAGCCCGGATGTCGGCTTGAATTGCCAGGTCGGGTTTGATCGCCTGATGAAGTAGCTGTCCCTCGTCAATGTCAACAATGATCTTCCGCGCTCGGGATGCGAATCCCCGGTAGTCGAATCCGGTCTTGCTGACGCAGAGCCCGCCGGCGAGACTGATCAGGCAGTCGGAACACTGCACGGCGAAGTTTGCGCGGCGCTGGCCGGCCGGACCGAACACGCCGGCGTACCGTGGATGATCCTCAGGAACCAAGTCCTTCGCTGCATGGGATACAACGACTGGCACAGGCAACTGTTCGAGCAGACGCAACAGCAGGTCCTCGGATCCGGAAAGGTGAATCCCGTTTCCGGCGACGAAGATCGGCCGCCGGGCCGCTTGGAGTGCCTCGACTACTAGGCTCACATCGCGGGATAAACCCCGTACTCGTTGTTCGCCGTTCGTGCTGGCTAGAAGAGGCCCATGGGGTACCAGACCGGCCTCATCAAT comes from the bacterium genome and includes:
- a CDS encoding thiamine pyrophosphate-binding protein, which gives rise to MARTNPNPTGMKLSDYVVQFLVDHGIHDIFLVSGGGIMHLLDSVGRNPSMHYYCNHHEQACAISAEAYARSTNHVGACLVTTGPGGANALSGVAGAWVDSIPVLVISGQVRTDLMADYSKLRSFGPQEGNIVAMARSVTKYARTIRDPKTIRQELELALITATSGRPGPVWLDIPLDVQGSRIDEAGLVPHGPLLASTNGEQRVRGLSRDVSLVVEALQAARRPIFVAGNGIHLSGSEDLLLRLLEQLPVPVVVSHAAKDLVPEDHPRYAGVFGPAGQRRANFAVQCSDCLISLAGGLCVSKTGFDYRGFASRARKIIVDIDEGQLLHQAIKPDLAIQADIRAFLAELLHQTTGIALRPRTRWLDAIAAWRQRFPLILDDYDGDREHVNSYVFMDKLSDLLAPSDVVVAGAGVEAASYWQAFKVKRGQRTMINGNWGAMGWDLPAAVGACVGSGRRRTICVTGDGSIQMNVQELQTIRHYSLPIKTFVFNNRGYTCIRTTQNSLFDGRFVGADPESGVDNPDFALIARAYGLDYQHILNNGEMIGKVRQFLSTPGPSLCEVNLSEQQGITPKASTFKHPDGTLESRPLEDMSPFLPREELSDNLRISDD